Proteins from a genomic interval of Amycolatopsis sp. cg13:
- a CDS encoding AAA family ATPase → MRLHLLEVEAFGPYAGREVVDFDALGADGLFLLHGDTGAGKTTLLDAIAFALFGVVPGARGDVKRLRCDLAEPDRQTEVVLELTVQGQRLRIVRGPEYQRPKKRGDGFTTQQARVSLTWVGEPPAGLPPDGSIRIDEVARTVERLLGMTAAQFFQVVLLPQGEFAKFLRSDTTEREKLLERLFGTERFSDVERWFADLRAERGRALEKRQQEVRELLARYAQEAQQEPPEEGQPEWVDAVLTEVAAQAEAAETEAAQARSAAKTAEVALREAEEDADKIRRVRTAHTRLTQIAEQATERAEWIEEIAAARRAAAVVPEAELMDRRTAELGDAQVLVADRIRDLADLGFDAVGLAVADLRERAGSVREEAGALAELAAEATQQKSDEQRRAERQKVAEKAAEQVAGLAERLDKLPGLIAAARTEATVAGEAAAKLDGAKSRVDELTALTRAAEELPPAEARVERGEAKLREVVDEHQAARQRRLDLRERRLDGMAAELAAGLADGTACPVCGSAEHPAPANHDAPLVDAAEERAAEEAEQKASALRQRVVSALEEAKARVVALRERLDGRTAEEIATALAEARTVVAELSGKAQRKDQLNRKVAELERGAEQLAEQRRLAEQTVTEANSEIRALAERMAEREQRLIAGRGEFPDVPARRQHLLTFAGALDLAAEAHTAVSGAESRLAEQRDLVEISLHAKGFSTLEEMRAAVRSDEQVTKLEQGLAEADAMAAGAREMLAQPELFGISPDDAVEVAPLAERAKETRARADTAFAAQQAVSAQHRELVKLAGRLGTALSELRPLEEEQAELRALSEVVNGRGQNARKMSLRSYVLAARLEEVALAATARLRTMSQGRYSFVHSDAAGARGTRGGLGLDVLDDYSGAVRPAKTLSGGESFLASLSLALGLADVVAGETGGALLDTLFVDEGFGTLDAETLDVVMNILDELRAGGRVVGLVSHVEELRQRIPTRLRVRKSRTGSRVELQMA, encoded by the coding sequence GTGAGACTGCATCTGCTGGAGGTGGAAGCCTTCGGCCCCTACGCGGGTCGAGAGGTGGTGGACTTCGACGCCCTCGGCGCCGACGGCCTGTTCCTTCTCCACGGCGACACCGGCGCGGGCAAGACCACGCTGCTCGACGCGATCGCGTTCGCGTTGTTCGGTGTGGTTCCAGGCGCGCGCGGCGACGTCAAGCGGTTGCGGTGCGATCTCGCCGAACCCGATCGGCAGACCGAGGTCGTGCTGGAGCTGACCGTGCAGGGTCAGCGGCTGCGGATCGTGCGCGGTCCGGAGTACCAGCGGCCGAAGAAGCGCGGCGACGGATTCACCACGCAGCAGGCCCGGGTTTCGCTCACCTGGGTCGGTGAACCGCCTGCCGGGCTGCCTCCGGACGGAAGCATCCGCATCGACGAGGTGGCGCGCACCGTCGAGCGGTTGCTGGGCATGACGGCGGCGCAGTTCTTCCAGGTTGTGCTGCTGCCGCAAGGAGAATTCGCGAAGTTCCTCCGCAGCGACACCACGGAGCGCGAGAAGCTGCTGGAACGGCTTTTCGGAACTGAGCGGTTCTCCGACGTCGAACGCTGGTTCGCGGACCTTCGCGCGGAACGCGGCCGTGCGCTGGAAAAGCGGCAGCAGGAGGTTCGTGAGCTGCTCGCCCGCTACGCGCAGGAAGCGCAGCAGGAACCGCCGGAGGAGGGGCAGCCGGAGTGGGTCGACGCTGTCTTGACCGAGGTCGCCGCCCAGGCCGAGGCGGCGGAAACTGAGGCCGCGCAAGCACGTTCGGCGGCGAAGACCGCTGAGGTCGCGCTTCGCGAAGCGGAAGAAGACGCGGACAAGATCCGCCGTGTCCGCACCGCGCACACCCGGCTGACGCAGATCGCCGAGCAGGCGACTGAACGTGCTGAGTGGATCGAAGAAATCGCTGCGGCTCGGCGCGCTGCCGCGGTGGTGCCCGAGGCCGAGTTGATGGACCGGCGCACGGCCGAACTCGGTGATGCGCAAGTGCTGGTGGCAGACCGGATCCGAGACCTTGCCGACCTCGGCTTCGATGCGGTCGGGCTCGCTGTCGCCGACCTTCGCGAGCGTGCGGGCTCCGTTCGCGAGGAGGCGGGCGCTCTTGCCGAGTTGGCCGCGGAGGCGACCCAGCAGAAGAGCGACGAGCAACGCCGTGCGGAGCGGCAGAAAGTCGCGGAAAAAGCCGCCGAGCAGGTTGCCGGGCTTGCGGAACGGCTGGACAAGCTGCCCGGTCTCATCGCCGCTGCGCGTACCGAAGCGACCGTGGCCGGAGAAGCGGCGGCGAAGCTGGACGGTGCCAAATCCCGCGTCGACGAGCTGACGGCGCTCACCCGTGCGGCCGAGGAGTTGCCGCCTGCTGAAGCCAGGGTCGAGCGTGGCGAAGCGAAGCTGCGCGAGGTGGTCGACGAGCATCAGGCGGCTCGGCAACGTCGGCTCGACCTCCGCGAACGGCGTCTCGACGGCATGGCAGCCGAGTTGGCTGCTGGCCTGGCCGATGGAACGGCGTGTCCGGTGTGCGGGTCGGCCGAGCATCCGGCACCAGCGAACCATGACGCGCCGTTGGTCGACGCGGCCGAAGAACGCGCTGCCGAAGAAGCCGAACAGAAGGCGTCGGCGTTGCGTCAGCGAGTGGTGTCCGCGTTGGAAGAGGCCAAGGCGCGAGTCGTCGCATTGCGGGAACGGTTGGACGGACGCACCGCGGAGGAGATCGCGACCGCGCTGGCCGAAGCCCGCACGGTCGTCGCGGAGCTCTCCGGAAAGGCGCAGCGCAAAGACCAGCTGAACAGGAAGGTCGCCGAGCTGGAGCGCGGAGCCGAGCAACTCGCGGAACAGCGTCGCCTCGCCGAGCAGACGGTCACCGAGGCGAACAGTGAGATCCGGGCCTTGGCCGAGCGGATGGCCGAGCGCGAACAGCGGCTGATCGCGGGCAGGGGAGAATTCCCGGACGTCCCCGCCCGACGACAGCACCTGCTCACGTTCGCCGGAGCGCTCGACCTGGCGGCGGAGGCGCACACCGCGGTGTCCGGAGCGGAGTCCCGGCTCGCGGAGCAGCGGGATCTGGTCGAGATCTCATTGCATGCCAAGGGGTTCTCTACCCTTGAGGAAATGCGCGCCGCCGTCCGCAGTGACGAGCAGGTCACGAAGCTCGAACAGGGTCTCGCCGAGGCGGACGCGATGGCCGCCGGTGCGCGGGAGATGCTCGCGCAACCGGAACTGTTCGGGATCTCGCCGGATGATGCGGTCGAGGTCGCGCCGCTGGCTGAGCGGGCGAAGGAAACGCGGGCGCGTGCGGACACCGCTTTTGCCGCGCAGCAAGCGGTTTCGGCACAACACCGCGAACTGGTGAAGCTGGCCGGACGGCTCGGCACGGCGCTGTCGGAGCTGCGGCCGCTGGAAGAGGAACAGGCCGAACTTCGGGCGCTGTCCGAAGTGGTCAACGGTCGAGGGCAGAACGCGCGGAAGATGTCGTTGCGTTCGTATGTCCTTGCTGCCCGGCTGGAAGAGGTCGCGCTCGCGGCGACCGCGCGACTGCGGACTATGAGCCAGGGGCGCTACTCCTTCGTGCACTCGGACGCAGCCGGTGCCCGCGGCACGAGGGGCGGCCTCGGCCTCGACGTGCTGGACGACTACTCCGGCGCGGTGCGCCCAGCGAAAACGCTGTCGGGCGGCGAGTCTTTCCTCGCGTCGCTCTCGCTGGCGTTGGGCCTCGCCGACGTGGTGGCAGGCGAAACCGGTGGTGCGCTGCTCGACACCCTCTTCGTGGACGAGGGTTTCGGCACCCTGGACGCCGAAACGCTGGACGTGGTGATGAACATCCTCGACGAACTCCGCGCCGGCGGCCGCGTGGTGGGCCTGGTGTCGCACGTCGAGGAACTCCGCCAGCGCATCCCCACGCGGCTGCGAGTGCGGAAGTCCCGCACCGGCTCGAGAGTGGAGCTGCAGATGGCTTGA